The sequence below is a genomic window from Cryobacterium arcticum.
CCCGATCTTCCAGTCCCACATGTGGGACGGCTCGGCGATCGCCCTCGATGAGAACCTCGAGATCGCGAAGACCATCATCAAGCGCACCCAGGCGATCAACGCCATCCTCGAGGTTGAGATCGGCGCCGTCGGCGGCGAAGAAGACGGCGTTGAGGGCGACATCAACGACAACCTGTACACGACCTTCGACGACACCGTCAAGATGATCGAGGCCCTCGGCCTCGGCGACCAGGGCCGCTACATGGCCGCGCTCACCTTCGGCAACGTGCACGGCGTCTACAAGCCCGGCAACGTGAAGCTGCGCCCCGAGCTCCTCAAGGAGATCCAGGAGAGCGTCGCCGCCAAGTACGGCACCAGCGCACTCCCCCTCGACCTCGTCTTCCACGGCGGCTCCGGCTCGACCGATGCCGAGATCGCCGAGGCCGTGAAGAACGGTGTTGTGAAGATGAACGTCGACACCGACACCCAGTACGCGTTCACGCGCGCCATCGCCGACTACATGCTGAAGAACTACGACGGCGTGCTCAAGGTCGACGGTGAAGTGGGCAACAAGAAGCTCTACGACCCGCGCGCCTGGGGCAAGGTCGCCGAGACGGCCATGGCCGCCCGCGTCGCCCAGGCCACGCGTCAGCTCGGCTCCGCCGGCCACTCCAACAGCTAGACCGATAGACAGACCAACTGGATGACGATGGCAGAGAACACCGGGACCCCGGCTCCCCACCACCAGGCGGCGACCCCGCCTGCCGACTACCGGCCCCGGCCCCGCTACGGCGAGCTGGCTCCGGAAGGCTGGACCTGGTCCCCGCCGCAGGACGCTTCGGCGCCTGCGGCCCCTGCCGCGTCTGAATCCGAGTCTGCTTCTGCTGCACCGGTGGCGCAGGGATCGGCTGAGAAGCCGGTCCCCGCA
It includes:
- the fbaA gene encoding class II fructose-bisphosphate aldolase; this translates as MPIATPDQYAEMLNKAKSKGFAYPAFNVSSSQSINAVLQGLTEAGSDGIIQVTTGGADYFAGHTVKNRAAGALAFAKFAHVVAENYPVTVALHTDHCPKGALDDFVLPLISASETAVADGFNPIFQSHMWDGSAIALDENLEIAKTIIKRTQAINAILEVEIGAVGGEEDGVEGDINDNLYTTFDDTVKMIEALGLGDQGRYMAALTFGNVHGVYKPGNVKLRPELLKEIQESVAAKYGTSALPLDLVFHGGSGSTDAEIAEAVKNGVVKMNVDTDTQYAFTRAIADYMLKNYDGVLKVDGEVGNKKLYDPRAWGKVAETAMAARVAQATRQLGSAGHSNS